The DNA sequence GATCAAGACCATGTGAAATTACTCAAAACTCAACCACCAACCTCTTGTTGAATGTGTACACCGATATCTCCAAATACAGTGTTTCCAGATGCATCTTTAGCATTAGTTTTCTGAAGAAAATCCTGCATCAGAGAACAACAGCACACATCATTTCTGTCTCTTGGTGGAAAAAACACCAGAGAGAAATTATAAGATCTATGTAATGTAGTGTAATGAAAAGAAACAGTCATTAATTGTATCCGATGAAGCCAAAAAAGGAGTGCACTACATTAATCACCTAGTCAGTTAATAGTATTCAAACTTCAAGCGGAAGTATAAACTGTAAATTCCTTGTGTAACTGACCTGCCCAGCTCCCTCTGCAACACATACAACAGCTGAGCCCTTTGTCTCAATCAGGTATTTCAGATGTTGTAGAATGCCATGAGGCCCATGCAAATTAAAGCGTACCTTAGATGTGTATATCAGGAGTATCAGTAAGGTTTCACAAAAATAACTATCTAATTCATTTCAGTAAATATGTACCTCAGGGATCAAGCATATGTCAATTTGACCGCTAGCTAGGGATGCATGCATAGCTATAAATCCACTGCTACGACCCATCAATTTCACAATGCCAACACCATGATAAGCACTGTGCGCCTATAACAAGATTGaggcaaaaataaataaataaatatatgaaaagtcAGCACACCATGAAGGAACAAACAGCATGTAATAATTCTTCAGAGACCTTATGTTAGAAATATAAAACCAATGCGTGGGAAACTAAAATGCACATAATGTACCTCTATGTATGCAGAGTTTATTGCTCTTTGTGCTTCTTCAACAGCGGTATCAAAACCAAAAGTTTTGTCCATCAGCAAAATATCGTTGTCTATAGTTTTTGGCACGCCAACTACAGCCACCCTTATCTGTCTTTTACGGCACTGAAAGCAGAAAATTTATGAAACTAGACCTCAGTACGGAAAAAGGCAGACCCATGAAAGAAATGGAGCATGCATTAGCAATATGCAAAAACAAAGTTAGAATAGAGCAACAAGTGTAGACGCTGTAAGATTCTTGATGTTATTATCATTATCTCAGTTTCATTACCTTGAAAATGAGGACGACACTAGTCTTTATAGCATTGGGAATTCAAATGCATGTCTGCcattatttatatgtttgtttattcattcattcatttagtTTACTTTCATTgcataaattataaatgcaaTCAGATAAACAACTTCAGaaacaaatttcattatttaaaatatatctctGTTTAAACCTCATTGTGTATTGCCTCAGCCCCAGCATGTGTGCCGTTCCCACCCAACACAAAGAGCATGTTGATTCCTCTTTCCTGACATCAACACgcaatgaataaataaataaatcagatAACTCTTATTGCCTGGAATCAGGTTGCATTTTCGGAATAGTTGACTAATCGGTCAACAAGAAAGATGAACTGGGCACCTCCATACTGTCCACAATTTCACTAACGTCAGGTCCCCCACGTGAAACTCCTAACAAGCTTCCACCAGAAAGGTGGACATTCTGAACCACTTTTCTAGACAGCTGAAATCAAAGTCGAAACCTAAACAAAGTTAATCTACAACTCTTACCATACAAAAGATAGAAACATGCATTTATACTGAGTACAATTCAACATTGTTTGATgaatcaattaattttaaaataattgtaaaggcATAGGAATGTACCGGCATTTCACTTAATTCTACGTCAGAAAATCCACGATAACCAAAGGGAatacccacaatctttttcacaCCATATATCTCAAGCGTGATGACAATCTGCAGAAGGTGgatgaaataattataatgataaaagagGCATTGTTGCTAGATATGGGGCTTTAAACAAagtacattttaaaatttctatactcaaatcaaattttaaattgagattttttctcGTCCTGTGACTCCATAGTGAAATGTCACACACATATTACTTGAAGGTCACAAAATACATAGACTTCAAACAATGTGTGGTAAAAAGATAGGTATATTTAAGAAGATTCTAAGAATGCAGAATTATGAACTTATCTCAACTTGAGTTTACTTTCAGTAGAATGTTATGACCAAGGGAATTTTGTGCTTAATATGTAGTAGTGTAATTAtgtaagaaatattatttactaaCATAATTATCACAGGTTGGGTTCTGTGTTGTTCAACATATTGAGTCATGACACTGACCTGTCTGATAACGTCATTGAGACCAGGGCAGAGCCCTCCACAAGTTACAATTGCTGCTTTCACTTCTTCTGGTCTGAAGTATATTTTCTCCCGTGGCCCAGCACGATGAACCCTGAAAGTCCCAATTACACACCACCATATCATGAGCTAATAGTCAAATTGACATCTATTATTACAAAAACCACGGAAAAATTCATCCATAGGGGCAGTTCTCCTCCAAATTGAGTTAAAGAAAGTGCCTCCAACCTACTCTATAAAGTTCACAAGTGTCCACTGTGCATGTGAAAAGcacttttttttaagtataatttaaaaattgccACATGTCCCTTGAGCATATGAGAAGTACgagtttttttaatgatcaagGAACGGGTTGTTaatgattgtaaaaaaaacatGTGCTTCTCACATGCTCAAGGAACATGTGGTAAATTTATAGACTGGGTTTCCTCCTTCCTTGTTTGGAGAAAAACTCTGTTCTAGACATACATACGTATATGATTAATGGAAAATTTTTTTACTGTTAAGATATGGAAAAATGTGAAGTTGCACTTCTTTCAAACATGATAAAGCTGAATCGCAGAACCAATTGTTTCAAGAATATGTATACTGAGGAATTTAGTTGGAGGCCTACTGTGGATGGTCTTTCTTTTGAGTCCAGTAGGTCGAGGCATCTTGGTTGGAGAGACTTTGGTGAAAGTGAGGTTTACGAGGTGGTAAAAGCATTGAATGGTGACGAGGCCCCGGGGACTAACGGTTCTCCCTGGCTCTTTTCCAGGTTTGTTGGGAAGTTGCTAGAGATGTTAAGGTGTTTCAGGATTTCCACGCTAAAGGAAAATTTGTGAGAAGCCTCAAAGCAAACCTCTTGGGTATCATTTCAAAAAAACGGACAGTTGAAATTGAGGATTTCCAGCCTAGTAGCATAAAACAATTTGGGGCAAGTCCATATGTTGAAGCTCCGTCAAAGACcaactctaaaattataaaggTAATAACCATTCATCAGGAGATACTTATGGATTCTACATATCTCCACGTGTCAGAGTAAAATTCCTTGTGCAAATAACCAGAGCCAGTTGGTAAAACAAAATCAACTAGTTAAGaaacttctcttttttcttttcttgaaaaTCCTCATGGAACTCTACATCCCAAATCCTAGAATATTCTCGGAAAATTTGTACTTTTTGCACACCTTTCCAGCACATGTTAGTCCTTCACAATTGCCTCTTGAGGGCAATGACATGTAACTACTGCACGAgtcaaggaaaataaaaagaacccTCATGAAATTCTACCCTAAACCCGATACCACCCAAAACCTCCCTATCGCAAGATCACTCTCATCATGGCTTTGCATTTTGCAAATACCTAAACCGTACAGGCATAAACCCACCAGCATCAACCACCATCACTACTTCCATATTTCCACACCATAATATCTCATTTATCTCTAACCCCTATGGATCTCCATCCACTTTAGGCTCTAccattataacaaaaatatccCCCACTTTTTCTGAATGCAACATTAATtgtgcttaattttttttatcagtaaacaaaattttattgatcatgagAATAAGCAAGAGCCCAAATATACGGGACATATATAAGAGCATcacctatgcatgctagtttagtgatacatgcttaaaatttttttactccTTTCAGACAGTTGCATACTCTAGGATTGCTTATAAGAGAGTAAAAGATCAATATTTACCATTGTTCTACCCATGTACAATCAGGATCAATGCACTCAGCACCAGCAGATGTAGGTGACGAGTAGTTTATGACCTggaatattgaataaaaatgaaGATTGTATTGGAAATGACAGTTAATAgcctgaaaaaaatatattacaaggCATCAAACTGGATTTCATACAAATCATGTTCAAGGCAATTAAAATACTCATGCCTAAGGAAAAGATAGACCTCATGTATCTCAACAACAAAGCCAatataaaacacacacacacacacacacacaagtttCTCATCTCACATGAAGCAAATCCGAATAGATAACAAGCCATTTCTAtaaatttcatccaaaaaagccagtttatgagtttatattCAGAAGAAAAGTTCTTAATTTTTCACAATCAAAATGGGTAGGCGTTCCTAACTAAAAATTAACTAGCTAAtcagcaaacaaacaaacaaaaaaatgaattattttgtgGATTCCACGGACTGCAAGCTATAGGCTATCACAAATCATTCAAGTTCTTACCACTCCCTggagaaatagaataaaaaataaaatcaaccaTCTGAAAGAAGCTTCTTTCTTCCATAAGAACACgagataaattaatttaggaacGGATATAACGATATTCAACTGAAACTTTTATACCAGAACACAATCTTCGTTTGCTGATAGCTAGTTAATTTTTAGTTAGGAAAAATTACCCATTTTGATTGTGAAAAATTAAGAACTTTTCTTCTTGTATGGCAGCTATTAGTCTCATCTTCACTTCCACGACATTGTTCCTATGCCTCTTTGAAGTTAACACCTTATATCGAATGAGTCAAGTCATctgattttttaatagaaataagaCAATCTTGGGACAgccaagttaaataaaataaaaatataagcataataTACGAAGTCACACGACATCATAGCATCTTTCTACCAACAATGTCTCATGGATGATTACTTGAAACAATTCAAGCTTTTATGGGTATCTTGAAGCtaatgggaaaaacaaaaagccaaaaaaccaaaaacaaagacTTTCTAGTCGTAGACCATCTTACACAATTACAACTTCGGCGTCATACATACTTAAACAGAGACAACCTTATACAGgcgaaatgaaaagaaacacaCCCAAATGAgccaaaagacaaaaaagaaaatgaaaagtagCACTTCTAATGTGGTTGGCAGGTTTGTATATGTTTTACGAGAAAGCTAATCAAATTTAAATCACTAGAAGTTCTAAAACAACATAACTATTTCATCGAAAGGTAATGTACCTTAAGAAGCACCCTGTCGTTATTGTTTATGTAGCCATGCCACTCCTCGTCGGATGGGTAACCTGCCGCAAATTCTTCTGATACTGGTGTCCTGCACCCataaaagacaaataaaaattaaataacaagaTTCAAGcagattaaaaaatacaaaatgcatATGGAGTATGTggtatttctaattttctagtTGAGTTAATAACACAGTGCGCCAAAAATTCGCGGGAAAAAATAGTCTTGAGCAATTGCTTTGATAAGCGAGATCACACAAAATTCTTCAATGTATGAAGTAAAAACAATCGTAAAGTACGAAatgggagaaaaaataaaaacaaaattaaatatgcaaTTCACAACTTTCTTCCGAAAATGCACGGAGAGAGACGTGGAGGCAAACGGAGGCGGACCTCATTTTGAGGCAAAAAGTAGAGGGAATAGGAACGGCATCGTCGAAAATCTCAGTAAGGTGAGGGATGTTGAAGCGCCTCTCGAAGTCCTTCTGGAACTTGGACTTCCAATCAGGATCATTGAAATCGACGGCGGGGCTCCGCTTCCTGGTCTCTGCAGACGCGCACAGCTTCTTGGCCACCCTGCTCGACTTCAGTTGGCAGAAACGAGAATTCAAGTGCTGAAGTCCATAAGAGCGGTTAGAATCGATGCGAGGGAGAGTCACTTTGGAGGTGGTGATCGCATGCGAGATAGTGCCCATGAAACGGAATCTCGGAGATTACGAGGCAACGGGACTATCAGCCCCTCGAAGAACGTGTATCTTCGGCTCGCAGGGTAGCTGATCGAACAGTAGAGAATGTGAGAAAAAGCTTCGGGGATAGAATTTGACTATTTGAGGGAGCGAGGaagacgcgagagagagagtttgcGTCTGCGTGAGCTGTGAGGGAACGCAGTGAGAGACGGGTGAACGGCAATGGCGAGGGACttgttttttttcaaactttttgtGACCAAAGTGCCGTgcttttttccaatttaaaataaattttagaagaTATTTCATATTTGTGACATTATTCATTTAGAGAAATAGTTTCctcacaaatattctataaaaattaattcgtatgtaaaattatttttattttagattagaTTTAATAtaccatataaaattatattaatttataaatttaatttataactacaATACTTCTATTTTtgatatgataatttattaatattattactattt is a window from the Juglans regia cultivar Chandler chromosome 7, Walnut 2.0, whole genome shotgun sequence genome containing:
- the LOC108991233 gene encoding ATP-dependent 6-phosphofructokinase 5, chloroplastic-like isoform X2: MGTISHAITTSKVTLPRIDSNRSYGLQHLNSRFCQLKSSRVAKKLCASAETRKRSPAVDFNDPDWKSKFQKDFERRFNIPHLTEIFDDAVPIPSTFCLKMRTPVSEEFAAGYPSDEEWHGYINNNDRVLLKVINYSSPTSAGAECIDPDCTWVEQWVHRAGPREKIYFRPEEVKAAIVTCGGLCPGLNDVIRQIVITLEIYGVKKIVGIPFGYRGFSDVELSEMPLSRKVVQNVHLSGGSLLGVSRGGPDVSEIVDSMEERGINMLFVLGGNGTHAGAEAIHNECRKRQIRVAVVGVPKTIDNDILLMDKTFGFDTAVEEAQRAINSAYIEAHSAYHGVGIVKLMGRSSGFIAMHASLASGQIDICLIPEVRFNLHGPHGILQHLKYLIETKGSAVVCVAEGAGQDFLQKTNAKDASGNTVFGDIGVHIQQELSLVGVTKN
- the LOC108991233 gene encoding ATP-dependent 6-phosphofructokinase 5, chloroplastic-like isoform X1 is translated as MGTISHAITTSKVTLPRIDSNRSYGLQHLNSRFCQLKSSRVAKKLCASAETRKRSPAVDFNDPDWKSKFQKDFERRFNIPHLTEIFDDAVPIPSTFCLKMRTPVSEEFAAGYPSDEEWHGYINNNDRVLLKVINYSSPTSAGAECIDPDCTWVEQWVHRAGPREKIYFRPEEVKAAIVTCGGLCPGLNDVIRQIVITLEIYGVKKIVGIPFGYRGFSDVELSEMPLSRKVVQNVHLSGGSLLGVSRGGPDVSEIVDSMEERGINMLFVLGGNGTHAGAEAIHNECRKRQIRVAVVGVPKTIDNDILLMDKTFGFDTAVEEAQRAINSAYIEAHSAYHGVGIVKLMGRSSGFIAMHASLASGQIDICLIPEVRFNLHGPHGILQHLKYLIETKGSAVVCVAEGAGQDFLQKTNAKDASGNTVFGDIGVHIQQETKKHFKEIGVPVDVKYIDPTYMIRACRANASDGILCAVLGQNAVHGAFAGYSGITVGICNTHYVYLPIPEVISHPRLVDPNSRMWHRCLTSTGQPDFI